The following are encoded together in the Arcticibacterium luteifluviistationis genome:
- a CDS encoding LytTR family DNA-binding domain-containing protein, which yields MNTLILPGKKTINTEQIVYLESDSNYTIIHKTSLPNKVITAKSLCYVQKALGSKSFVRINRQQVINIDRITNFWEEKDTVNIEISSGNLFKTSRRRTSSVLNSLSPFQYEKD from the coding sequence ATGAATACATTAATATTACCTGGGAAGAAAACGATAAATACGGAGCAAATCGTCTACTTAGAGAGTGATAGTAATTACACTATTATTCACAAAACCTCACTACCTAATAAAGTTATTACTGCCAAAAGCCTTTGCTATGTTCAAAAAGCATTGGGCTCAAAATCTTTTGTAAGAATCAATCGACAGCAGGTCATAAATATTGACCGTATAACCAATTTCTGGGAAGAAAAAGATACGGTTAATATTGAGATTTCAAGCGGAAACCTTTTCAAAACCTCCAGAAGAAGAACATCGTCTGTACTTAACTCTTTAAGCCCATTTCAGTATGAAAAAGATTAA
- a CDS encoding beta strand repeat-containing protein, giving the protein MKKINLYSLLLFLTLTFLGQNLFAAIITVTDGGDSGAGTLRQAIADASNGDIIEFSGVTTVSLTSAQLTVDKSLTIDGGAGKVTITRSTSVKFRIFQFNGAVSNEVFLENLNITNGRNDGQAGGIQNGVILTLENCTVSGNYSAQGAGIQNDEVLILNNCLIINNTYDGGLIAGGTSTTATNCVFSDNGGFGIEANGGNLTLNNCIVSGNSSSSGTRPGYGLRIITIGSANIYNSTFAKNNNDGIDLDDFAASVILVNNIFTENGTKDIDIGTPNLGSSATNNLIGSANSGGLVDGVNGNIVNHSAGFFNSSDGNGADNIWLTADDGFRLNPTSPAVNSGTNTGVLATDILGNTRPYNSGTADMGAYEYSQALPLPTFTIHPVNSAFCDGAAGQFTVSTNSYTVAYKWQFNSGASWADVPSGGIYTGETTATLDISDVTGLDTYKFRCLAYNSDNASATSNEAILTVDAPMTLMYAGVSNYYLVGDPITPLNPALSGGSPSSNFTVSPSLVTGISINPSTGIISGTPTTTSPSTAYTVSVSNACGVATDILTFSTLNSPPPPTPVISSQPQDINVCPSSSGSATIVASDVEIYLWQVNDGSGWVDVPNSSPYSGEDEATLAISNSSGLNGYMYRCKVSNGSGIVTSNEISLNEGKNVVVTNGNNTGAGSLRAAMDCISAGDTITFSGVSVVSLTTGPLLINKDMTIDGGSGVTITRGSASKFRIFTVNNVTAVLNNLNITNGETTDQAGGIQNGGNLTLNNCNITGNESPQGNAIQNDKVLILNNCNVSDNNGNASGAGVTMYGDTTIANNTIFSNNGGDGLTTNNGSVIIKLNNCLFVDNSQNGVSFGGGSGSSVTNCTFASNNSNGISIAGSAANITIVNSVFAENGSNDIAHSSPDLGATSTNNLVGSANAGGLVNGVNGNLINVPALFLDNSDADGADNTWFTADDGFSLSACSQALNAGTSSGISATDIIGNARLGTSDIGAYEYQSISGLVAVASNVMVDLIDVCAGSTVTLTGSCEGSGVLTWYDVATDGTALGTGVSFTQNPTANTTYYAACNAGTCEGPRTATEEVQILPNAADLDNTVTLTTDYSADTIKLANDYINATNKIISPADVIYHTGKAVNLNPGFESQSGSVFLARADIVTCP; this is encoded by the coding sequence ATGAAAAAGATTAACCTTTATTCCTTACTACTATTTTTAACATTGACCTTTTTAGGTCAAAACCTTTTTGCAGCTATTATTACTGTTACAGATGGTGGAGACTCTGGTGCCGGAACACTGAGGCAAGCCATTGCCGATGCTAGTAATGGAGATATTATAGAGTTTTCAGGAGTGACTACCGTTTCACTCACCTCAGCACAGCTAACTGTAGATAAAAGTTTGACTATAGATGGTGGTGCTGGAAAAGTTACCATTACTCGGTCTACAAGTGTCAAATTCCGCATTTTCCAATTTAATGGAGCGGTCTCAAATGAAGTTTTCTTGGAAAATCTGAATATTACCAATGGCCGTAACGATGGTCAGGCCGGTGGTATTCAAAATGGTGTAATACTAACATTAGAAAACTGTACCGTATCTGGCAATTACTCAGCTCAGGGAGCCGGCATTCAAAATGATGAAGTTTTAATTCTTAATAACTGTCTTATTATCAATAATACTTATGACGGTGGATTAATTGCGGGCGGTACGTCTACCACTGCCACCAATTGTGTTTTTTCAGATAATGGAGGTTTTGGAATAGAAGCCAACGGCGGTAATTTGACTTTGAATAATTGTATAGTAAGTGGAAATAGCTCTTCCAGTGGTACTAGACCTGGGTATGGTTTAAGAATTATTACCATTGGGTCTGCAAATATCTATAATTCAACATTTGCTAAAAACAATAATGATGGAATTGACCTAGACGATTTTGCTGCAAGCGTCATCTTAGTCAATAATATTTTCACAGAAAATGGCACAAAAGATATTGATATAGGAACACCTAATTTAGGTAGTAGTGCTACCAATAATCTTATTGGAAGTGCAAATTCAGGTGGACTGGTAGATGGTGTGAATGGAAATATTGTGAATCATTCAGCAGGTTTTTTTAATAGCTCAGATGGAAATGGAGCAGACAATATTTGGCTCACTGCTGACGACGGATTTAGATTGAATCCAACTTCACCTGCGGTTAATAGTGGTACTAACACGGGCGTTTTAGCTACTGATATTTTAGGAAACACAAGACCTTATAATAGCGGAACTGCCGATATGGGAGCTTATGAGTATTCGCAGGCTCTACCTTTGCCTACTTTTACCATTCATCCAGTTAACAGTGCTTTTTGTGATGGTGCGGCGGGTCAATTCACCGTAAGCACAAATTCTTATACAGTTGCCTACAAATGGCAGTTTAACTCCGGTGCTTCATGGGCAGATGTGCCCTCTGGCGGTATTTATACTGGGGAAACCACTGCGACATTAGATATAAGCGATGTAACGGGTCTTGATACTTACAAGTTTAGATGTTTAGCTTACAACTCCGATAATGCCAGTGCCACGTCAAATGAGGCGATTCTTACAGTAGATGCCCCAATGACCTTAATGTATGCTGGAGTTTCGAATTATTATTTGGTAGGTGACCCTATTACGCCTCTAAATCCTGCACTAAGCGGAGGTAGCCCTAGTTCTAACTTTACAGTTTCTCCTTCTTTAGTAACAGGTATTTCTATTAATCCTTCTACTGGTATTATTTCCGGAACACCCACCACCACTTCACCTTCCACGGCATACACGGTAAGTGTGTCAAATGCTTGCGGAGTGGCTACAGATATTCTTACTTTTTCAACTTTAAACTCTCCTCCTCCTCCTACACCAGTTATTTCTAGTCAGCCTCAAGATATCAATGTTTGCCCTTCGTCTTCCGGTAGTGCCACCATAGTGGCCAGTGATGTGGAGATTTATCTTTGGCAAGTGAATGATGGCAGCGGATGGGTTGACGTTCCAAACAGCTCTCCTTACAGTGGAGAGGATGAAGCTACGCTGGCAATTTCAAACTCTTCAGGTCTTAATGGCTATATGTATCGCTGTAAAGTATCAAACGGAAGTGGCATAGTGACATCAAATGAAATAAGCCTTAATGAAGGGAAAAATGTGGTGGTAACCAATGGAAACAATACAGGTGCTGGCTCTTTAAGAGCAGCCATGGATTGTATTTCGGCAGGTGATACTATTACGTTTAGTGGTGTGAGTGTAGTATCCTTAACTACCGGGCCATTATTGATAAATAAAGACATGACCATTGATGGTGGAAGTGGCGTGACCATCACCAGAGGTTCGGCTTCTAAGTTTAGAATATTTACGGTTAACAATGTTACGGCGGTTTTAAATAACCTGAATATCACAAATGGTGAAACAACCGACCAAGCAGGTGGAATTCAAAATGGCGGTAACCTAACACTTAATAACTGCAACATCACCGGTAATGAATCACCTCAAGGGAATGCAATTCAAAACGATAAAGTCTTAATACTAAATAATTGCAACGTAAGCGATAATAATGGAAATGCTTCTGGAGCAGGAGTAACTATGTATGGGGATACCACCATCGCAAATAATACGATTTTCTCTAACAATGGGGGAGATGGTTTAACAACCAATAATGGGAGTGTTATAATTAAGCTTAATAACTGTCTTTTTGTAGATAACAGTCAAAATGGAGTGAGCTTTGGTGGAGGTTCAGGTTCTAGTGTGACCAATTGTACTTTTGCTAGTAATAATTCTAATGGTATTAGCATCGCAGGTTCTGCAGCTAACATTACCATTGTTAATAGTGTTTTTGCAGAAAATGGTTCAAATGATATTGCCCACTCTTCTCCTGATTTGGGAGCCACCAGTACCAATAATTTAGTAGGAAGTGCAAATGCTGGAGGACTTGTAAACGGTGTCAATGGAAACCTTATCAATGTTCCTGCCTTATTTCTAGACAATTCAGATGCCGACGGAGCCGACAATACATGGTTTACAGCGGACGATGGCTTTTCATTATCGGCTTGCTCTCAAGCTTTAAATGCAGGAACATCTTCAGGTATTTCGGCTACAGATATAATAGGCAATGCCAGACTCGGCACTTCAGATATAGGAGCATACGAGTATCAAAGTATTAGTGGTTTAGTAGCAGTGGCTTCAAACGTCATGGTAGATTTGATTGATGTGTGTGCTGGAAGTACAGTGACATTAACAGGAAGCTGCGAAGGTAGTGGTGTACTTACATGGTATGATGTAGCTACAGACGGCACAGCATTAGGGACAGGAGTTTCGTTTACACAAAACCCAACAGCAAATACTACTTACTACGCAGCATGTAATGCAGGAACTTGTGAAGGACCAAGAACGGCTACGGAAGAAGTGCAAATCCTTCCAAATGCTGCCGACCTAGATAATACGGTAACACTTACCACAGATTATTCCGCAGACACTATCAAACTGGCAAATGATTACATCAATGCTACCAATAAGATTATATCACCTGCCGATGTTATTTATCACACTGGAAAAGCAGTGAATTTGAACCCAGGTTTTGAGTCGCAAAGTGGCTCTGTTTTTCTTGCCCGTGCAGATATAGTTACCTGCCCTTAA